One Jannaschia sp. GRR-S6-38 genomic window carries:
- a CDS encoding CsgG/HfaB family protein: MRIALRRAAALACALGLSGCGQLTLPPQFGVPFATYNGTIPVVTATPADAALECLSQTPQVQRSGRIFAVHQITDLTQKIEVDEVGGFVPRDVAGMLVTSLSRAGVRQVNRVNTAVTEFEIARAREQVLGDGRTVVVEGETLPYRPIERGALRGSDIVIDGAITQLDFNTFSRGGEGSFFGVGGAAHLRADRGRRYPGDRHAVLRDPAGRLLCQAGRGP, encoded by the coding sequence ATGCGGATCGCGCTGCGACGTGCCGCCGCGCTGGCCTGCGCGCTCGGGCTCTCGGGCTGTGGGCAATTGACCTTGCCGCCGCAGTTCGGCGTGCCCTTCGCCACCTATAACGGCACCATCCCGGTCGTCACCGCGACGCCGGCCGACGCGGCGCTGGAATGCCTGTCGCAGACGCCGCAGGTGCAGCGCAGCGGCCGGATCTTCGCGGTCCACCAGATCACCGACCTGACCCAGAAGATCGAGGTCGACGAGGTCGGTGGCTTCGTGCCCCGTGACGTGGCCGGCATGCTGGTCACCTCGCTGTCGCGTGCCGGGGTGCGGCAGGTCAACCGCGTCAACACCGCCGTGACCGAGTTCGAGATCGCTCGCGCCCGCGAGCAGGTCCTGGGCGACGGCCGCACGGTCGTGGTGGAGGGCGAGACGCTGCCCTATCGCCCGATCGAGCGCGGCGCGCTGCGCGGCTCGGATATCGTGATCGACGGCGCGATCACCCAACTCGATTTCAACACCTTCTCGCGCGGCGGTGAAGGGTCGTTCTTCGGCGTGGGGGGGGCGGCGCACCTTCGCGCTGACCGTGGCCGCCGATATCCGGGTGACCGACACGCGGTCCTCCGAGATCCTGCTGGCCGACTCCTATGCCAAGCAGGCCGTGGGCCGTGA
- a CDS encoding beta strand repeat-containing protein, whose product MKKFLTTTAIASALAFPAAADDTDIDQTISALQTALNSILINFDGTGVSQAATNAANLINYTTDDLDDVNQTAGPIAQIGINSLISTEGGFDDVEQTGVNVVNSFQAPEVEDLNQSLVLGLQTATNSIEAATGTNMSVQNATNAANVATVDVDIENDLTQTVLFAAQSASNAIDTGGDITDATQAATNVANSATVGDDVSDDVAQTALLFGQTATNELDATFNINVFDQDAINAVNLLETVDDASDFVDQIAGGVTQTASNDAFAFFGNISAGAQDAVNVANSVTIGDDISDDLTQLFDSGSQAATNVADAVFSISDTPQTATNAANLASFSEVGGFISQTFVDSTQTATNDLLLVIGTATGSNQAATNVANSLTGLADDVIVDEAEQIVEDATQVASNTVAGSPIGNPNQNISVTGVSGMTQTATNAANIADIGTIEDELLQSISGTGQLATNVVEDVDPASGGISDLTQAATNVANSVEVDEVEEDLFGPDELIQTADMSGPLNGQAALNFVEFGIDGVTDVSQTATNAVNLATIGEMNSTMSQTVTGGAQLALNLVNYAGSTAPGDPLGFDSAGTVTNLTQTAVNAGNLLTVGSLADIVGAQEVTQTFSGLQVAGNGLYDADTINSVTQAATNVANSISNPTP is encoded by the coding sequence ATGAAGAAGTTCTTGACCACAACGGCCATCGCCAGCGCGCTCGCCTTCCCGGCGGCGGCGGACGATACCGATATCGACCAGACGATTTCCGCGTTGCAGACGGCGCTCAACTCGATCCTCATCAACTTCGATGGGACCGGGGTGTCGCAGGCCGCGACCAATGCCGCCAACCTGATCAACTACACCACCGACGATCTGGACGACGTGAACCAGACCGCCGGCCCGATCGCCCAGATCGGCATCAACAGCCTGATCTCGACGGAAGGCGGCTTCGACGACGTCGAACAAACGGGCGTCAACGTGGTGAACTCCTTCCAGGCTCCGGAAGTCGAGGATCTCAACCAGTCTCTCGTCTTGGGCCTTCAGACGGCCACGAACAGCATCGAGGCCGCGACCGGCACCAACATGTCGGTCCAGAACGCCACCAACGCCGCCAACGTCGCCACCGTCGACGTCGACATCGAGAATGACCTGACGCAGACGGTCCTCTTCGCGGCACAGTCGGCCTCGAATGCCATCGACACAGGCGGCGATATTACCGACGCCACGCAGGCCGCGACGAACGTCGCCAACAGCGCCACCGTCGGCGATGATGTCAGCGACGACGTTGCGCAGACGGCGCTCCTTTTCGGCCAGACCGCAACAAACGAGCTCGACGCGACCTTCAACATCAACGTGTTCGACCAAGATGCGATCAATGCCGTGAACCTACTCGAGACCGTCGATGACGCCTCCGATTTCGTTGATCAGATTGCCGGGGGCGTCACCCAGACGGCCAGCAACGACGCCTTCGCCTTCTTCGGCAACATCTCCGCCGGGGCGCAGGATGCCGTGAACGTGGCCAACTCGGTGACGATCGGCGACGATATCAGCGACGACCTCACGCAGTTGTTCGACTCCGGGTCTCAGGCGGCCACCAACGTCGCGGATGCGGTCTTCAGCATCTCCGACACGCCGCAGACCGCCACCAATGCCGCAAACCTCGCCAGCTTCAGCGAAGTCGGCGGCTTCATCAGCCAGACCTTCGTCGACTCGACGCAGACCGCCACCAACGACCTGCTTCTGGTCATCGGCACGGCCACCGGCTCCAACCAGGCCGCGACCAACGTGGCCAACAGCCTGACCGGGCTCGCCGATGACGTGATCGTCGATGAGGCGGAGCAGATCGTCGAGGATGCGACCCAGGTCGCGTCGAACACGGTCGCGGGCTCGCCCATCGGCAACCCGAACCAGAATATCAGCGTGACCGGCGTCAGCGGGATGACTCAGACCGCCACCAACGCCGCCAACATCGCCGATATCGGCACGATCGAGGACGAGCTGCTGCAAAGCATCTCGGGCACCGGTCAGCTCGCCACGAACGTGGTGGAAGACGTCGACCCGGCCTCCGGCGGCATCAGCGACCTGACCCAGGCCGCGACCAACGTCGCCAACTCGGTCGAGGTCGACGAGGTCGAGGAAGACCTGTTCGGACCCGATGAGCTCATCCAGACCGCCGACATGTCCGGCCCGCTCAACGGCCAGGCTGCCCTCAACTTCGTTGAGTTCGGCATCGACGGCGTCACCGACGTGAGCCAGACGGCCACCAACGCGGTCAACCTGGCGACCATCGGCGAGATGAACTCGACCATGAGCCAGACCGTCACCGGCGGTGCGCAGCTCGCGCTGAACCTGGTGAACTACGCCGGCAGCACGGCGCCGGGCGACCCGCTCGGCTTCGACTCCGCGGGCACGGTCACCAACCTGACCCAGACCGCCGTCAACGCCGGCAACCTGCTCACCGTTGGCAGCCTGGCCGACATCGTGGGCGCCCAGGAAGTCACGCAGACCTTCTCGGGCCTCCAGGTGGCCGGCAACGGTCTCTACGACGCCGACACGATCAACTCGGTCACGCAGGCGGCGACCAACGTTGCCAACTCGATCAGCAACCCGACGCCCTGA